The genome window TAATTTATTTGAAGATTGATACAAAACAAAACTAAGTAATATTTATTTACTTAGTTTTGTTGTATTAATTGTATTAAGTAGTTTATACTATATTATATTTTTATTGGAGTTTATTATGACTAAAATTATTTTATGCTGTAGTGCAGGAATGTCTACAAGTTTATTTGTTCAAAAAGCAAAAACATATGCTGACGAACAAGGGATAGAGATAGAAATTAATGCTATTTCTGTAGCTGAATTGGATACTTATTTGACAGATGATGTGGATGTTGTTGTATTAGCACCACAAATTCGTTTTCAATTAGATATCGTATCTTCCAAAACGGATAAGCCTATTATGGTTATTGAAATGAGAGATTATGGTATGATGAATGTTCAAAAAGTATTACCTGAAATATTAGCACTTGTTAAAAAATAAAAAATATTAAGGAAAATATAATGTTCAAAAATTTTTCTAAAGATTTTTGGTGGGGAGTTGCGTCTAGTGGTCCTCAGCATGAGGGCGGAGCTTTAGAAGGTGGAAGAGAACCATCTATATGGGACAAATATTATGAAATGAGCTCTCATCGATTTTTTAATGAGGTAGGTCCTCAAGAATGTGGAGATTTTTATCATCGATTTAAAGAAGATATAAGTCTTTTAAAAGAACTAAATCTCTCTACCTATCGTACTTCTATTCAGTGGTCTCGCTTATTACCTTATGGTACAAAAACTCCCAATCCTGATGCTGTTCGTTTTTATAATGAAGTAATAGATACTATGTTGGAATTAGGAATAACTCCTTTTATAAACTTACATCATTTTGATATGCCTTGGTCTTACCAAGAAAAAGGTGGCTGGGAAAATAGAGATACAGTAAAAGAATATCGTTATTTTGCAGAACAATGTTTCAAATTATTTGGAGATAGAGTACAACACTGGTTTACTTTTAATGAACCAATAGTAGTACCTTATATTGCTTATGTAGGTGATTTTCTTTACCCTAATGTGATGGATATGCAAAGAGCAATGACTGTAGCATATCATACATCTCTTGCACATGCAGAAGCAATGGATGCTTTCCGTCAAGGTGGTTATACAGGAAAATCTGGTATTATTTTAAATATAGCACCTTCTTATCCTAGAAGCTCTAATCTTGAAGATGTGAAAGCAGCTCATTTAGCAGATCTTTTTCATAATGAATCCTTTAAAGAGCCTTCTCTTAAAGGAGTATATTCTCAAGAATTAATTAAATTTATGCAAGATAATAAGATCCCTCTTCCTATTCTCAAAGATGATGAAAAAATTATAGCTAAGGGTAAGGTTGATATTCTGGGTATTAATTACTATGCTCCGCAACGAGTTAAAGTGAAGGAACATCTTGTAAATCCTAAAGCTCCACTATATCCTGGAACATATTTTGATAATTATGATATGCCTGGTAAAAAAATCAATCCTCATAGAGGTTGGGAAATTTATCCACAAGGTATCTATGATTGTCTTATAGATATTAGAGATAACTATTCTAATGTAGAAACATTTATCAGTGAAAATGGAATGGGCGTAGAAAATGAAGAACCATTCCGTAATACTCAAGGTTTCATTGAAGATTCTTATAGAATAGATTTTATTAAAGATCATCTTGTACAAGTACATAAAGCCATTGGTGAAGGATGTAATTGTAAAGGATACCATTTGTGGACATTTGTGGATAATTGGTCTTGGCAAAATGCTTATAAAAATCGTTATGGATATGTTGAATTACAACTACATAATGATAAAAAAAGAGTTATTAAAAAAAGTGGTTATTGGATTAAAAAAGTTATTGAAGATGGTGGTTTTGAATATCGCTAAATAAGGAGAATATAATGACTAGAGAAAAAGGAATTTCAATTTATCCCTTTCATGCGTCATTAAAAGATAATTGTGAATATATTGAAAAAGCTGCTCATTATGGTTTTACTAGAGCATTTACTTGTTTATTATCTATAGATACTTCTAAAAAAGCTGAAATTATATCAGAATTTAAAAAAACAATAGAATTTGCTGAAAAGAAAGGTATTCAAGTTATTGCAGATGTTGCTCCAAATATTTTTACAGAATTAAATATTTCTTATGATGATCTTACTTTTTTTGGAGATTTAGGGGCTTCAGGTATTCGTTTAGATCTTGGTTTTACAGGTAATGAAGAAGCTAGTATGACATTCAATCCTCAAAATTTGAAAATAGAGTTAAATATGAGTCAGAGAACGCATTACTTGGATACGATTATGGATTTCAAACCTAATCCAAATAATTTAATAGGTTCTCATAATTTTTATCCTCATCGTTATACAGGCTTGGGTCGTAAACACTTTATTGATTGTACCGCACAATTTCAACGACATCATCTGCGTATGGGAGCTTTTGTTAAAGCACCATCTGCATCTATAGGTCCGTGGCCTGTTAGTGATGGATTGTGTTCTATGGAAGAACATAGAGATCAAGTGTTATCTTATCAAGTAAAAGATATGTTTCTTAATTTAGGAATGCATACAGTTTTGATTTCTGAATGTTTTGCTTCAGACAAAGAACTTGAAATGATGGGAAATATTGATCCTTATTTATTAGAATTACAAGTAGATATAATCAAAGATATCCCTGAAGTTGAAAAATCTATTATTTTTGATGAATTACATGTTCATCGAGGAGATGAAGGAGAATACTTGATTCGTTCTACTCAAAGTCGAGTAAAATATAAAGGTCATCAATTCTCAGTATTTAATGCTCCTACAATAATCAAAAAAGGTGATATTTTGATTGAATCTTCAAAATATGGAACTTACGCAGGTGAACTACATATTGCACGACAAGATATGCCGAATTCAGGTAAAACTAATGTTGTGGGTAGAGTATCTGATAGAGAACTAGGATTGATCGATCATATAGAAGGCTGGCAACGGTTCAAATTAAAAAAACAAAACTAAGTATCAAAAGGTGGTTATAATGACAGATGAAAAAATGGAAGAAATAGTCATGAGCCTAGTTGGATTTTCTGGAGAAGGAAGAAGTTATGCTTTTGAAGCTTTAAGAGCTGCTAGAAAGGGTGAATTTATAAAATCAGATGAAGCAATGAAAAAATGTGAGGAAGCTTTGCTTGAAGCACATCACACCCAAACAGACTTGATTCAAAATGAAATCAATGGTGTACCAACAAAAGTTTCTATTTTAATGGTACATGCTCAAGATCATTTGATGAATGCATTATTAGCTAAAGAATTAATTACAGAATTGATTGAAGATAAAAAATCAATGATAAAATAAATAGATATAAAAAAAGACCTCTTTATATAAAGAGGTCTTTTTTTGTTTTAAGTAATTATAAATTAAAGATGTTTTTTTAGATCAATAGAAGTAATTTGATTTTGTGTAAATTCTGGTAAGTAAACAATACTATTATCTATAGTAATATCTGCAACACTTGTTATCATTCCATTAATAGTTAAGGCTAAAGAACGATCACTATTGAACACATAAATATGTGCTGCATTTGGATTACCACCAACACCCCAATCAGAAACAATAA of Spirochaetota bacterium contains these proteins:
- a CDS encoding PTS sugar transporter subunit IIB, whose translation is MTKIILCCSAGMSTSLFVQKAKTYADEQGIEIEINAISVAELDTYLTDDVDVVVLAPQIRFQLDIVSSKTDKPIMVIEMRDYGMMNVQKVLPEILALVKK
- a CDS encoding glycoside hydrolase family 1 protein — encoded protein: MFKNFSKDFWWGVASSGPQHEGGALEGGREPSIWDKYYEMSSHRFFNEVGPQECGDFYHRFKEDISLLKELNLSTYRTSIQWSRLLPYGTKTPNPDAVRFYNEVIDTMLELGITPFINLHHFDMPWSYQEKGGWENRDTVKEYRYFAEQCFKLFGDRVQHWFTFNEPIVVPYIAYVGDFLYPNVMDMQRAMTVAYHTSLAHAEAMDAFRQGGYTGKSGIILNIAPSYPRSSNLEDVKAAHLADLFHNESFKEPSLKGVYSQELIKFMQDNKIPLPILKDDEKIIAKGKVDILGINYYAPQRVKVKEHLVNPKAPLYPGTYFDNYDMPGKKINPHRGWEIYPQGIYDCLIDIRDNYSNVETFISENGMGVENEEPFRNTQGFIEDSYRIDFIKDHLVQVHKAIGEGCNCKGYHLWTFVDNWSWQNAYKNRYGYVELQLHNDKKRVIKKSGYWIKKVIEDGGFEYR
- a CDS encoding DUF871 domain-containing protein, translated to MTREKGISIYPFHASLKDNCEYIEKAAHYGFTRAFTCLLSIDTSKKAEIISEFKKTIEFAEKKGIQVIADVAPNIFTELNISYDDLTFFGDLGASGIRLDLGFTGNEEASMTFNPQNLKIELNMSQRTHYLDTIMDFKPNPNNLIGSHNFYPHRYTGLGRKHFIDCTAQFQRHHLRMGAFVKAPSASIGPWPVSDGLCSMEEHRDQVLSYQVKDMFLNLGMHTVLISECFASDKELEMMGNIDPYLLELQVDIIKDIPEVEKSIIFDELHVHRGDEGEYLIRSTQSRVKYKGHQFSVFNAPTIIKKGDILIESSKYGTYAGELHIARQDMPNSGKTNVVGRVSDRELGLIDHIEGWQRFKLKKQN
- a CDS encoding PTS lactose/cellobiose transporter subunit IIA, producing MTDEKMEEIVMSLVGFSGEGRSYAFEALRAARKGEFIKSDEAMKKCEEALLEAHHTQTDLIQNEINGVPTKVSILMVHAQDHLMNALLAKELITELIEDKKSMIK